The nucleotide sequence GCGGCGGGTCCCAGCGTGCTGCTGGTAGTGGATAGGGCCAACCAGCCACCTCCCCTCCCCTGGACGAGACTTGCTTGCTCCCCTCCCGTGTGCCCATCCGTGCTtccgcatacgtggcttgatttgattgaaacaaaataaggcccggccctatcccttaaaatcaggggggagatgattagattagaaaaaaaaaagaaaaaaagacagccGTTGGATgaggtgggagcacggatgggagcacggaaagggagcaggcaagccggatcccccCCTCCCCCCACCAAGACCTTTCTTTTCCGAACGCCATCTGCGCCCTCCTCCAACGCCTCATTATCACCATTCATCCATCATCAACCCATCTATCTATCTGCTCCCATTTTTTTCTTCCCATCTATTTCTTTTTCAATATTTCCACTCGAAACACCTATTATTGAGAATTCAACTTTTTTTTTCAGTTTCATGGTATAATCTCTAAATGAAGCGCCTATTCATCATATACCTGGCAAAAAAAATGTCGTCAACCGAAAATTCAAAACGTCTAATCATCGACCAAGGACCACATCTTTCTCCATGCGCCGTCCTCCAACCCATCCCTAACAGTTGACAGCCGCCCTAGGCGACCGcatcgctccccctcctcctcgccctGCGCCGCCCTCCCCTTGTTGCAGCCCATCGTCTGCCGTTGTCACCAGGGACATACCTCTAGCTCTACCTCTCCCTTCCCCCAACCTCTTGTTCTTCGATGCTAACAGACTTTTCACATGTCAAGCTGCTTCCTCGCCTCCACCTGGGATGTCACAGCTTGCTGCTGCTCGAAGCACCGCCTCGTCTTCAGCTAGGTCCTAACTCGGCTCGTCAGGGTCAACGCTCGTCGCTGGCGCTCCTCACATCATCCCATTTCTAGGGTTGTCCGAAAATCGAACGGTGCACGCGAAATTTATGGGGAATGTGAAGATTCATCCAACAACCACCAACCCAAATCCCAATGTTCATCTTCTTgcccctcttcgtcttcctcgtgtCGTCGCCCTCCAACCCAGCCCTAACCGTCGCCCTCCCCCCCCTCCCTTCCCCTTTCGCAATCACGTCACCACTCTGCCCTTCCATCGCCGCAGTGCACCGTCATGCCCTGTCGCCCAAGGCCATCTCTGCTCCCCACCCCCACGCCACTTTCCTGTTTTCCGACATCAACATATCCACACCTGCACCCATCAACCCGCTTCCTCGCCTACCTAGGACGTCGCAGTTTGCTACCGCTCCCAGCGTCACCCCCATCTCCCGGCGAGGTCCTGGCTCAGCCTCGCCGGCATCAACGCTCGTCGCCGGCGCTCCGCACATAGCCCCCATCTTCGACCTCATCCCAAAATCGACCAGCGCGCGCAAAATTCATGGGTAAATTACGATTGGCAAATAGAATCAATAGAAAAATTGTACTACAATATTGGAAATATGTATAGAATAGGCTCATAAAACTGTTCCTCCATGCCTCATTTGTGTAGCCTTTCCCTCTCCCTTTGTCTCCTCCACTTTCTTTATTCCCAAGCATTTCCTTTCTATCTATCCTCCCCTCAAAGCCCTCAAGCAACCATGGAAGCAAAAACAAAGCAAAAGCAAAGCAGCCACAGGTTGCACGGCCGTAGCCTGCCCTCCCGTTATAAAACCGAGGGGGGCGAGGCCGCAGGACAAAAGCTCCtcacccctctccctctccccctcacaGCTTCCCCAAAGCTTACCTTTCCCCACACCCAGACCTCACCAGCTTGCTCCGCGGTCTTCTTCTTGCTTGGTACCCCGGTCGCCTCTTGCTTCCTCGAGCCCCTCTCCTCCTCGCCCCAGCTTCTCTCTCTGAACCATCCCGGTCCGCGGCCACAGGGGGTTCTTGGATTGCCGGAGAAGAGCCATGCTTCACGGCGGCAGGCCGCTGTCCCTCAGGGGCTCCCTCAAGGCCCTCGAAGCCGATATCCACCACGCCAACACCCTGTAAGCAAATCCTCTCCTTCCCCTCCATGATTTTCTTGATTCTGGGTGTTGCTCTCTTTCTGTACTTGATTTTTCCTGGGAAAAAGGAGTGGAAAGGGAAAGGTTCCCCTTTTGGTTCCTGGCTGTTTTTGGTCCCTGTTTTGACATGTTTGATGCAATTTGCGGGGGTGTTAAATCCATGTCCGCAGGCATGTTTTGATGAATCGGCGCTTCTTTTTTCAGGGCGCATGCTATCCACAGGGCCTACGGGGGCACCTGCGTGCAGATGAGGCTGTCCTACAGCACCATGGCTCCAATCATCCTCAACCTTATCCAGTGGATGGACTGCAGCTGCTCCCTCTCCTACACCCTCCCCAGCTACCTGGGCCTCCTCGAGGTTCTTGTCTACAAGGTATTGTTTCATTCAGTCCTGCTGCAGGCCCTCAAATTTCTTAGCTGAATTTTATCTCcagattattattattgttatctTTTTGCTACATGATAATGATGTTTTTAGATGCTTTGGTCTCACTGCAGGTTTATGTTGATGGGGATGCGTCCATATCCACCATCGAAAGGCGAGCGAGCCTCAAAGAATTCTACGGTATGCATAGCAGGCACATAGCTGGGGAAAATTCTTCAGTTTCAGGCCTTCTTCATGCACTGACACCGTGTGCTTCTTTCTGACGTGCCATGGAATGCAGCCATAATATACCCCTACTTGCAACAAATTGAGGAGAACGTCATGGCGAAGGAGTGCAAGGAGAAAGGGTGGTGCAAGGGGGACGGCGACAGCGGCGGCCGCCGGAAGCTTTACGCCGATGATAAGGACGCCGAGAGGGAAGACGAGTGCGGCATTTGCCTGGAGACCTGCACCAAGATGGTCCTTCCCAACTGCAACCATGCCATGTGCATCAACTGTTACCGAGACTGGTAATTGCCCCCTGGTTCCCCTTGCTTATCCGTTTGAGGCATTCTTAATTAGCACCATATATGTTGTTTATCATTTATAGTCCCCACGTCACACGCTAATGTTAAAAATTGCCAGTGGTTGAAAGAGCCTCGAGATAAGGTCAATTTAAGAGATAAATATGCGAGGAATCGCATGAGCGGCGACAGCTTTGGAATCATGGGTTCTAACAATGCATTTGTATTGTGCGAAGGAGTTATTGGTGCAGTTCCTTTTCAACCTTGGCGCTGTTTGTGAGCTGCTCCTACTCAACTCAGTGTTGGTAGGGGTAGGGAGGGAGTAGTTCAACAACCCAACAGTA is from Triticum aestivum cultivar Chinese Spring chromosome 3A, IWGSC CS RefSeq v2.1, whole genome shotgun sequence and encodes:
- the LOC123062807 gene encoding E3 ubiquitin-protein ligase AIRP2 → MLHGGRPLSLRGSLKALEADIHHANTLAHAIHRAYGGTCVQMRLSYSTMAPIILNLIQWMDCSCSLSYTLPSYLGLLEVLVYKVYVDGDASISTIERRASLKEFYAIIYPYLQQIEENVMAKECKEKGWCKGDGDSGGRRKLYADDKDAEREDECGICLETCTKMVLPNCNHAMCINCYRDWYTRSQSCPFCRGSLKRVQSRDLWVLTGDEDVIDPVTLEKENVRHFHSFIDSLPLIVPDNLLLVYYDYLV